The region acgagaagctattcctacgttaacaatgggtatttatctaaaattatgaaaataaaataaatgaagcaaggcaaacagacttttatatacaatagattaagagcgggatttttgggtgtcaaagtgtttaatcacctagtgccaatctaaagtgaaataatcattcgggttcaacaagtgtggatgattgcaatctaaaagggaaagattactctcgtaattcaatcccaaaacatggtaattggaatactcactctcgtgagctattcacaacatataatcaagaacaagcaataaatggaatacccactctcgtgggctattcacaattggaatactcactctcgtgagctattcacaataaatctcttaatcaacatgtcctctctcgaggtacaagaatcaagtgcaattgtgggtgctctaattcatagacaaatttagcaatgaaacaagtaattaggatccttaactacaagcatcaagaaattaagccacaattacaacacaagtaataaacccaaatagatatttcattcaagcaattcaagaactaggcacataggttcataaacacttatcaatccaaaaatcccaaaggaaagcttagcctatcatggctaaaatagattcaacaaatatacaataaagctttaaaatagaaaagagaggaagaaattctcccgaatgatgcctccaagctcttctctttgatctctcttctccaattgatttttcctttcaagcTCTTTGAGAAGATGATAGCTTCCCTTTCTTGCTCTCCTTTGTCCAAAATCCGCCgccaagcttagggtttgaagagaaaatgatgcttttatagtgggtggagaatggagggcaaaaatgacaatttttagaagtttagaatcgcagatctgcgacattcgacgcgtcgaatccaacattcgacgcgtcgaatctttacagcgccgaaacgaggctattctgcctcatttttgggattttcgacgcgtcgaaagttgagttcgacgcgtcgaaaattcctgtgacgcagttctgacttgcatcctgattttgaccattttccctttcgaattacactttgatgtcttcataagagttgtagcccttgaagtcttctttccaatggtttaagaatcacctcatttggatatttctaggctgagatatggtccaattaccgaggtgtcgccatatttagcagaaattacaactctttgatcttttgaccattttccctttcaatctacactttgatgtcttcaaaagagttgtagcccttgaagtcttctttccaatggctcaagaatcatctcatttggatattcataggaagagatatggtccgattaccaagatgtcgccatggtagcgggaattacaactctttggctcctttggattggcttttgttcacaaatggttctaatgcacttctaaacacatcaaaaacatttaaaccaagcattataccattttaaatatgaaaacatggaaataagcattggacacaacattttatcacacaattaactataaaacctacataaaaacacaagtaaaataggtacgaATGAGAGTGTATCACACTACAGACCAAGTGCACTaccatatatttttttcttcttcattgatTTCCATCCGTTTAATCTCAGCTCATAACTACGGTTCTAATCTATCTATGTGATCGCAGGGAGATCAGTGCCGCACCAGAGCATGGGCTCCACCTTCCTGCTCATCACCATGCAAGCCTTATTTCAGCAACTTCAGGCACTACTTTGCTAAAATTTACTCTCTCAATTGTTGCTTCATCAACACCTTGAGCAAAATCTTTCATTTGCACTTCAACTTCAGGCACTATTTTGGTAGGATATACTCTCTCAAAGACTCATAGTGTGTAGTTGGTGGTGTTGGTGTTAGCAGAGTAAAACTTAGAATCTCAGCCATCGTTCTCAAATATTCTTGCCTCATTAAAATTGCATTGTCCAATGCAACAAGATTGTCCGGATTTGCCTAGAATGCATTCCTAGAAGTCTGTTCTTGTTCTTTCCCTGGACCTACAAGCTTATTTGCAACATAGGCATCATCATCATTTAAAGAATCGCCTTCTACTTCAGTGTTGCAAATAAGCTTGTAGGTCCAGGTGTTGCAACACTGAAACACACATCGTGGTGGTTTTTGTGCCAGATCAATAACATGCACAATAGTAGCCCCAAGAAGATTGACTTTCTCAACAAAGTTTGCAACATatgcatcatcatcatttaaAGAATCACCTTCTACTTCACAACTGCTCTCCCTCCGTGGTCCTTAAACACGATCCTCATCTCGGCCTAGGAGAAGTTTAGGTGCACATTAGGGTTGCTCCTCAGGCTGACATTCAACAGGTTCTGGTGGAAATTGAAGGCGACGCTCAACTCTGCCAAGGCCAAATCCACCCAATGAATGCTGGAAGATTCCTTAGAACAGACCGAGGAACACCACAACATGATCGACGTATAAAACCTAAAATCAAATGCAAAATGTAAGTATTCTCAACATTAATCTATTACATTTACCATTCACCATCCAAGTTATAAGCCTTaccaataaaaacaatataGGTCCAGTGAAAAAAGGTAATTTATTCTTTGCCCAACTCTCTCGAGAATCCATAAGACTACTCAAAACATAATGGCAGCAATTCAAATGTTTAATTTGGGAAACATTCTCTAAGTGATGACAGATTAATGGCCTAACATACCCATTTGTTGGGGTATCTACATATAAAGGTGAGACTAAGACTGCAAAATGTCTTCTAAACCATACACCCCCATCATAGCATGGGACAATTGCCTTAATAACATCAATGTAAGTAATCTACAACTCTGGTTTCCCAATTGCATCTCTCCATTCATCATACACATACACATTGTCCTCTTGCGACCTCGaccacttttttatttttgtatttccCATAGGAAAACCCAGAACCAAGGCAACATTATCTTTTGTTACAACCAACCAGTCCCATCCGTCATATATAGTGTACTATTCACAAGATTGTAACTGTCTACAAGCCAATATCCAAGTACAAAGCCAATACCTTTGTACCTCGTTTAAATCCTACAGGGCATATAAGAACTAGTGTGTGGATGACCTTGTTTTTAAGATAGGGTAAGCACTACGCTTCTAGAGTGACTGCCTTACCTATAAAGGTCGTGTTACATTCGCAGGAGATGCTGCACTACTAGAGCCAACATCTTTAGAGGTATTCCTTAATCCTTTCTTTGGTTTTTTATATACTACAATTTGTTTTTATCTAATTCCATTAAGCCTTTTATGGGGGTTTGCAacaaaacacaaataaacaaacaaaacaaaataaaaacttagATTAGATAGTATTAAAAATCTAACCTAATCCAAACACAATTGAGAATAAAAAATGCATAGCAAGGATCCAAAATGTGCACTCAAAGtaacaaaaatgtgcacttgaaggcatgAAATTGTGCACTAATCCATACAAATGTGGCGATAAAAATACACTTCAAAGCTAAAAAATTTGCACTCTAAGGCTATAATATGCACTTCTAGGCTCTAAAATGTGCACTCGAAATTAAACCAACACAAActagaaaaaacaaaaatgtacaCTCATATAAGCTTAACCCTAGTTGAATCATAGTGACCTTGTAAGGATTACCGGCGATGCGGTATACCGCTTGTAACAGTAAAGTGCAGTATGACCGTGCGACCGGCAGATTTGGCACCGCGGTGCACTGTCGCGACCACGTCCTTGGCCACCTCTGCCTTGCCGTCCTCGTATGCGCCTTTGGCCGCCATTTTGGCCTTGCCGACCACCAAAATGGCCTTCGCCATTGTTACGTCTACCGCGATTAGCCACCATTACCGTAGCTTCTAGGGTGAACTCATCCGCATATATGTATTCCTGAGCCTGTAAATAATCTGCAAGCTGTGAGATAGAGACAAGATTATCAGATACCGTGAGAGATGACGCCATTGGCCGGAACTCCGATCTGAGTCCCCGAAAGACATATAAATTTTGTTCATCTAAGGACACGGGTTGGTCGGCAAGCGCTAGATCTTCCACAAGCAGCTGGGCACGGCCAAGGTACTCTGCCGTCGTGCTACCACCCTTGTAGAGGCTCTGAAACTGGCCAAGGAGGTTGAGGCATCTCGCCCGAGTGGAGGAACCTAGTGCTGCGGTGATGGATTCCCATACTTCGCAGGAAGTATGCCGTCCGACAGCCAAGTACATCACCTCGGCGGAGAGGGATGAAATCAACAGCGAGAGGATTGATTGGTCCTGCTGCGTCTAGCTGGCATGAGCCGGATTTGGTGTCATCTCCGGTGGAGTGGTGGCGGAGGCATCCGAAACTGATGGAGCAGCGATCCGAAACTGATGGAGCAGCGATGGAGACCAGAGGACACGGCATAGTACCATCGACATATCCTAGGAGTCCTTGATCGCAGAGAAAGGGAACAAGTTGTGTTCGCCAGAAAAGAAAGTTCTTGGAGGTGAGTTTTATTGAAACAAAGTGGTGGGCGGCGTTTAGGGTGTTGGTTGTGCCGACCGGAGCAGCCGGGTTGGCGGCACTGATGGTTCTCTTAGAGGAGTTCGTCGACATGAGGGAGGGGAGGGAAAAAGGATCgtaaaaaaaccaaaaaaataaaacttttaagttttggctaactgataccagatgagagtAACGTATTCTGTCAATTCAATAATCAGAGAACAATTACAGAGCCCTATAGTGTTTGGCAACCTAACCTCTCCTACATCACAGGGAGGTTAGAGATTAAGACACTAGACTAGTTATTCAGACTTtgactaaataataataataataataataataataataagactaTTATTCACAGTCTAGCTAGATTCTTTCTCAATTTAAGacaaattcaaagaattatATAATGTAGAATCGAATTAAATAGAATTAATTTTGAGAATGATGTTTTCTCTCTCTAACATGTCTAGGGTTTCATTTTCTTCCCCATGTTTTCTAGGGTTTTTCGGCATTTTTTGGGTTTTTCCGATTGTTTTCATCGGTGTTGCTCATTGATTGATTGTTGGGTTCAACTCGTTGTTGGTTTAGTATTGCTTTTGGTCATTGGTTGTACGCTGCGTGGCTACAAAATGGGTCCGTGAGGAGGTGGTAGGGCTAACGGCAAGGTGGGCAGACTTGGTTCTCAAAGATGAGGATGTTGGGTTTGAGGTAGTCAGTGAGGGCGTTGGTGAGGTTGAGGAACATGAAACATGGGTAGTGGTTGGTCGCTTCTTGACTGAAAAGTTGGTGAAGGTTGAGTTTATGCGGTGGGTGATGGCTTTGGTTTGGCGTCCTGTGAAGGATGTACAAATATCTGATGTACAACCAAacttgtttttctttgtttttactATAGATCGGACATGCAGTATGTTCTAGAGGAGGGGCCATGGTCTTTTGAGAACAACACCTTGGTCTGTAGGCAGGTCCCCGACGGTGTTTTCCCAAGGGATGTTGCTCTTGATGTTGTGGACATGTGGGTGCAGATTCATGAGCTTCAATTGGGGTATACTTCTGATGTGGTTCTAGAACAAATAGGAAATTTTATTAGCACCTTCGTTTGTTGTGACGATAGGTTTGCAGGAACACCGTGGCAAACCTTCTACCGGGTTCATGTCTCTATTCTGGTGACACGTCCGATTAAGCGATGCATGAAGCTTGTGAAAAGAGATAAGTCAAGTTGTTGGGTGTCCTTTAAATATGAGATGTTCCACTCTTATTGTTTTTCTATGGTATTCTTTAAAAGAGCCATTCATATAAGTTTTTTCTAAAGGCGAAAGAGTCAAATGTGACGGTTAACCAGTATCCATATAGGGCTAAGTTAAGGGCTAGTGCTAGTCAGGGTGGTCCTAGGGCAATGGGTGATCCATGGTTGGTGCCATTGTTTGGTTCGTTATGTGCTATGGGCGTTGCGAATGGTTTTGGTGAGATGGGTCGTGGTAGAGAGGTGGAGGAGGTCACGACCAGTAGGCGTGAGGACGATTCTGGTATTGTGGCAGTAGCTAAACGTCGCTGTGATACTTCCAGTTCAAGTGGTAGTCAAAGGGTAAGTGGTAATGGTGGTTTGGCGATGACTGGCGCTTCAAAAAACTTGTTCAAGGCAGATCCTGGTTCCCAAACCCGCCCATCATCATGAGTACTATAAGTTGGAACTGCCGTGGCTTGGACAATCCACGCACAGTTCGTGAGATTTTGAGCTTAGTGCCTTGTAAGAAGCCTAAGTTCTTTTTTCTTATGGAGACCAAGGTGAGCCAAATTAATGCTAAGCGGCTTTGGGTGAAGCTTGGTTTCGATTGATTGTTTTATGTTGATAGTGTAGGGTTGAGTAGAGGTTTGGCTCAATTTTAGAGGAGGAATTGTACGGCCAAACTTTTGAGTTTTTCGAAGAATCACATAGATGTGGAAGTAAGTATTGTTGGCTTTCCAAGTTGGCGAATGACATGTTATTATGGATTCCCTGAGTGTAGTAGGAAGACGGAGACTTGACATTTCTACGATCCTTAGCTGGTAGATCTAACTTACCTTGGGTGGTTATTGGGGATTTCAATGATCTCCTATATCAGCATGAGAAGATGGGTGGTAATCCTCATCCTGATGGCCTCCTTCGCGATTTTGGGGAAGTTGTGGATAAGTGTGGGTTGGTTCAACTCCCTTTGAGGGGCTATCAATTTACGTGGGAGAGAGGTAAGGGATCTGCAGACTAGATGGATGAGAGGCTGGATAAAGTATTGGCAGGTGCTAGTTGGAGCGGTCAGTAGGAGACTAGGAGGGAGCCTTTGTGGAAAATATCTTAACCTGATCATCTTATCACTCGGCTCTATACCTGAGTGTTTTTTCTGAT is a window of Ipomoea triloba cultivar NCNSP0323 chromosome 11, ASM357664v1 DNA encoding:
- the LOC115996101 gene encoding uncharacterized protein LOC115996101; this encodes MYLAVGRHTSCEVWESITAALGSSTRARCLNLLGQFQSLYKGGSTTAEYLGRAQLLVEDLALADQPVSLDEQNLYVFRGLRSEFRPMASSLTVSDNLVSISQLADYLQAQEYIYADEFTLEATVMVANRGRRNNGEGHFGGRQGQNGGQRRIRGRQGRGGQGRGRDSAPRCQICRSHGHTALYCYKRFYTSIMLWCSSVCSKESSSIHWVDLALAELSVAFNFHQNLLNCCNTWTYKLICNTEVEGDSLNDDDAYVANKLVGPGKEQEQTSRNAF